A DNA window from Amycolatopsis sp. DSM 110486 contains the following coding sequences:
- a CDS encoding peptidase dimerization domain-containing protein, which translates to MRADLPTLFLGSRGVTQFTLTADLRPRDHHSGNWGGVLRNAATTLAAAITSLVDGRGRILVPGLRPPAIPESVRDALATVPVGGGADDPAVDEGWGEPDLTPAERLFGWNTVEVLAFLAGTPASPVNAIPGRAEATLQLRSVVGTDLARLEPALRNHLAEHGFPMVDVAVTESRPPTRTDPDHPWVRWAADSVARTTGSAPVLLPNLGGTIPNDAFAEILDMPTIWLPHSYPACAQHAPDEHLLAPLAREAVAIMTGLFWDLGDK; encoded by the coding sequence GTGCGCGCCGACCTGCCGACGCTGTTCCTCGGCTCTCGCGGCGTCACGCAGTTCACGCTCACCGCGGACCTGCGCCCACGCGACCACCACTCCGGCAACTGGGGTGGCGTGCTCCGCAACGCGGCCACCACACTGGCCGCCGCGATCACCTCCCTTGTGGACGGACGGGGCCGGATTCTGGTGCCGGGGCTGCGTCCCCCGGCGATCCCCGAGTCCGTGCGCGACGCGTTGGCCACCGTGCCGGTCGGCGGCGGAGCGGACGACCCGGCCGTCGACGAGGGCTGGGGCGAGCCGGATCTCACGCCCGCGGAACGGCTGTTCGGATGGAACACCGTGGAGGTGCTGGCGTTCCTCGCCGGCACGCCCGCGTCACCGGTCAACGCCATCCCGGGCCGCGCGGAGGCGACGCTGCAACTGCGGTCGGTGGTGGGCACGGACCTCGCCCGGCTCGAGCCGGCGCTGCGGAACCACCTGGCGGAGCACGGTTTTCCGATGGTCGACGTCGCTGTCACCGAGAGCCGGCCGCCGACGCGCACGGATCCCGATCACCCCTGGGTGCGCTGGGCCGCCGACTCCGTCGCCCGCACCACAGGCAGCGCGCCCGTGCTCCTGCCCAACCTCGGCGGCACGATCCCCAACGACGCGTTCGCGGAAATCCTGGACATGCCGACGATCTGGCTCCCCCACTCCTACCCGGCCTGCGCCCAGCACGCGCCCGACGAGCACCTGCTCGCTCCCCTGGCGCGCGAGGCCGTCGCGATCATGACCGGCCTGTTCTGGGACCTGGGCGACAAGTGA
- a CDS encoding cupin domain-containing protein — MSIVIPSFDDSVIVRSGDAEVIGRAPTTVKLLADSSSTGGALSTIQVELKDGANGAAPHHHAGSAELFYVLGGTVQVLSGDTVVTADCGDLVVVPPNLTHAFAAAPGEDADLLIVIAPGVERFEYFRHLERIAYGKAAPESLLEVQEIYDTYFIASAAWEAARTV, encoded by the coding sequence ATGTCCATCGTCATTCCCAGCTTCGACGACTCCGTGATCGTGCGGTCGGGCGACGCCGAGGTCATCGGCCGCGCACCCACGACCGTCAAGCTGCTCGCCGACAGCAGCTCCACGGGCGGCGCCCTGTCGACCATCCAGGTCGAGCTCAAGGACGGCGCCAACGGCGCGGCGCCCCACCACCACGCCGGCTCCGCCGAGCTGTTCTACGTCCTCGGCGGCACCGTCCAGGTCCTCTCGGGCGACACCGTCGTCACCGCCGACTGCGGCGACCTCGTCGTCGTGCCGCCCAACCTGACCCACGCCTTCGCGGCCGCACCGGGCGAAGACGCCGACCTGCTCATCGTCATCGCGCCGGGCGTCGAACGCTTCGAGTACTTCCGCCACCTCGAGCGCATCGCGTACGGCAAAGCGGCCCCCGAAAGCCTCCTGGAGGTCCAGGAAATCTACGACACGTACTTCATTGCGAGCGCGGCGTGGGAAGCGGCGCGGACGGTCTGA
- a CDS encoding RNA polymerase sigma factor → MDLDSVYRAEYGPCVATLTRLLGDIGLAEEAVQDAFAVAVTKWADALPPNPGGWIVTTARNRAIDRLRRESTREARHAQALLLNERDEPEEVGPVRDDQLRLIFTCCHPALSPLAQTALTLRLLGGLEVPEIARAYLVPEATLAQRIVRAKKKIRDAGIPYRVPGAADLPDRLPPVLTVLYLVFNEGYTSTSGELLRTDLCADAVRLARALAELMPDEPEVLGLLALLLLTEARRPARVGPSGELVVLAEQDRSLWNRELIAEGHDLVRHCLRRGQPGPYQLQAAINAVHTDGPTTDWTQVLALYDQLLQHSPTPVVALNRAVAVAEVHGPAAALATVDELDLPGYHLLPATRADLLTRLGRTAEAVAAYDEAISLAGNDTERAFLRTRRARLAET, encoded by the coding sequence GTGGACCTCGACAGCGTCTACCGGGCCGAGTACGGCCCCTGCGTGGCCACGCTGACGCGCCTCCTCGGCGACATCGGGCTCGCCGAGGAGGCCGTGCAGGACGCGTTCGCGGTGGCCGTCACCAAGTGGGCCGATGCGCTGCCGCCCAACCCCGGCGGGTGGATCGTGACCACCGCCCGCAACCGCGCCATCGACCGCCTGCGCCGCGAGTCCACGCGCGAGGCGCGCCACGCGCAGGCCCTGCTGCTGAACGAACGCGACGAGCCCGAGGAGGTGGGACCCGTGCGCGACGACCAGCTCCGCCTGATCTTCACCTGCTGCCACCCGGCGCTGTCGCCGCTCGCGCAGACCGCGCTCACGCTGCGGCTGCTCGGCGGGCTGGAGGTGCCGGAGATCGCGCGCGCCTACCTCGTGCCGGAGGCGACCCTCGCCCAGCGGATCGTGCGCGCGAAGAAGAAGATCCGCGACGCCGGCATCCCCTACCGGGTGCCCGGCGCGGCCGACCTGCCCGACCGGCTGCCGCCCGTGCTCACCGTGCTCTACCTGGTGTTCAACGAGGGCTACACGTCGACGTCCGGCGAGCTGCTGCGGACGGACCTGTGCGCCGACGCCGTCCGCCTGGCGCGGGCGCTCGCCGAGCTGATGCCGGACGAGCCGGAGGTGCTCGGGCTGCTGGCGCTGCTCCTGCTCACCGAAGCCCGCCGGCCGGCGCGCGTGGGTCCCTCGGGTGAGCTGGTGGTGCTAGCGGAGCAGGACCGGTCACTGTGGAACCGCGAGCTGATCGCCGAGGGGCACGACCTGGTCCGCCATTGTCTGCGCCGCGGGCAGCCGGGTCCGTACCAGCTGCAGGCGGCGATCAACGCCGTGCACACGGACGGGCCGACCACCGACTGGACGCAGGTCCTGGCGCTCTACGACCAGCTCCTGCAGCACTCCCCGACCCCGGTCGTCGCGCTCAACCGGGCGGTCGCCGTTGCCGAGGTGCACGGTCCGGCGGCGGCGCTGGCCACTGTGGACGAGCTGGACCTGCCGGGCTACCACCTGCTGCCGGCCACCCGCGCCGACCTGCTCACCCGGCTGGGCCGGACCGCGGAAGCCGTCGCCGCCTACGACGAGGCGATCAGCCTGGCCGGCAACGACACCGAACGCGCCTTCCTGCGAACGCGCCGGGCTCGCCTGGCCGAAACCTAA
- a CDS encoding SDR family oxidoreductase translates to MPEALVTGATAGIGAAFARRLASDGFGVVLVARDAARLEQFARSLRADHGVPVEVLVADLATDAGITRVEQRVATVDLVVNNAGFGHQGEFLETEVAAELDMLRVHCEAVLRITKAALPGMLARRRGGVINVASVAAFFSRGTYSASKAWVVVFSDSVREQVRGSGVHVMALCPGWVRTEFHERSGMDTSGIPDSLWLDGATLVAAAIRDFRRGTAVSVPDVRYKTAAALGKLLPRPLMTRIAARAGSKH, encoded by the coding sequence ATGCCCGAAGCTCTCGTCACCGGTGCGACAGCCGGAATCGGCGCGGCGTTCGCCCGCCGGCTCGCCTCGGACGGATTCGGGGTCGTGCTCGTCGCCCGGGACGCGGCCCGGCTCGAGCAGTTCGCGCGCTCGCTGCGGGCCGACCACGGCGTGCCGGTCGAGGTCCTCGTGGCCGACCTGGCGACGGACGCCGGAATCACCCGCGTGGAGCAGCGCGTGGCCACGGTGGACCTCGTGGTGAACAACGCCGGGTTCGGGCACCAGGGCGAGTTCCTCGAGACCGAGGTGGCCGCCGAGCTGGACATGCTGCGGGTGCACTGCGAGGCCGTCCTGCGGATCACGAAGGCGGCGTTGCCCGGCATGCTGGCCCGCCGGCGCGGGGGAGTGATCAACGTCGCGTCGGTGGCGGCGTTCTTCTCGCGCGGCACCTACAGCGCGTCGAAGGCCTGGGTCGTCGTCTTCAGCGACAGCGTGCGCGAACAGGTGCGCGGCAGCGGTGTGCACGTGATGGCGCTGTGCCCCGGCTGGGTGCGCACGGAGTTCCACGAACGGTCCGGAATGGACACCAGCGGCATCCCGGACTCGCTGTGGCTGGACGGGGCGACCCTCGTCGCCGCCGCCATCCGCGACTTCCGCCGCGGCACGGCGGTGAGTGTGCCGGACGTGCGGTACAAGACCGCGGCGGCGCTGGGGAAGCTGCTGCCCCGCCCGCTGATGACGCGGATCGCGGCGCGGGCGGGCAGCAAACACTGA
- a CDS encoding nuclear transport factor 2 family protein, producing MSAREAIENLIFTYAAHVDAGNFAAVGELFAHGTFAGGDPATGREAVERYFHDTLVLYPDGTPRTRHLTTNVRVHVDEAAGTATAHSYWTALQAAPGLPLQPIASGHYDDRFERSHGAWRFVERRPHVALAGDLSHHLKAA from the coding sequence ATGTCCGCACGTGAGGCCATCGAGAATCTGATCTTCACCTACGCCGCGCACGTCGACGCCGGGAACTTCGCCGCGGTCGGCGAGCTGTTCGCCCACGGCACCTTCGCCGGCGGCGACCCGGCGACGGGGCGCGAAGCCGTCGAGCGGTACTTCCACGACACGCTCGTGCTTTACCCCGACGGCACCCCGCGCACCCGCCACCTGACCACCAACGTGCGCGTCCACGTCGACGAGGCCGCCGGCACCGCCACGGCCCACAGCTACTGGACCGCGCTGCAGGCCGCACCCGGGCTGCCGCTGCAGCCCATCGCGTCGGGCCACTACGACGACCGCTTCGAACGCTCGCACGGCGCGTGGCGCTTCGTCGAACGGCGTCCGCACGTGGCGCTGGCCGGGGACCTCAGCCACCACCTCAAAGCCGCGTGA
- a CDS encoding cytochrome P450, with amino-acid sequence MDTPVLKCGNLVLGELDPVLRAVRDTGPVARVRTPAGDEAWLVTRLAELRQLLLDPRLGKTHPDPGARPRYVRTPMFDLAVSDAEPAAARERHGDIRGALVPHFTGRKMQRLADRVAAMVEQIDVVLAAGRPADLHNDFSLPLSFRILCDLVGVPDSDGFLALLLGAGEVGAEHAAAAALDELYAYLRELARHKRSTPGDDLASTLCEVIPDDADVSGLLPLASFSFLVTPSNLSAGIALLAGHPGQRDRVRADPRLLDTAVEEVLRVGRVAESCVPRYAAEDIAVADVVIRAGDLVLCDHYWTGFDDLVFADPERFDVGRRPNPHPAFSYVMSHCIGAPLARVELRAAYAALLRRMPDLRLAVPFTEIPMLGTELGEQVGGSIARLPMTW; translated from the coding sequence GTGGACACACCCGTGCTGAAATGCGGGAACCTGGTGCTGGGCGAGCTGGATCCGGTGCTGCGCGCCGTGCGTGACACCGGTCCGGTGGCCCGCGTGCGGACGCCGGCGGGTGACGAAGCCTGGCTCGTCACCCGGCTCGCGGAGCTCAGGCAGCTGCTGCTCGACCCGCGGCTGGGCAAGACACACCCCGATCCGGGCGCCCGGCCGCGGTACGTGCGCACGCCGATGTTCGACCTGGCGGTGTCCGACGCCGAGCCGGCCGCGGCCCGCGAACGCCACGGCGACATCCGGGGCGCGCTCGTTCCCCACTTCACCGGCCGCAAGATGCAGCGTCTGGCCGACCGCGTCGCGGCGATGGTCGAGCAGATCGACGTCGTGCTCGCGGCCGGGCGCCCGGCCGACCTGCACAACGACTTCTCGCTGCCGCTGTCGTTCCGGATCCTGTGCGACCTCGTCGGCGTGCCCGATTCGGACGGTTTCCTGGCCTTGCTCCTCGGCGCCGGCGAGGTCGGCGCCGAGCACGCGGCGGCCGCGGCGCTGGACGAGCTGTATGCGTACCTGCGCGAGCTCGCGCGCCACAAGCGCAGCACCCCGGGCGACGACCTCGCGTCCACGCTGTGCGAGGTGATCCCGGACGACGCCGACGTGTCGGGCCTGCTCCCGCTCGCGAGCTTCTCGTTCCTGGTCACGCCGAGCAACCTCAGCGCGGGCATCGCGCTGCTCGCCGGGCACCCCGGCCAGCGGGACCGCGTGCGGGCCGACCCGCGCCTGCTCGACACGGCCGTGGAAGAGGTGCTGCGCGTCGGCCGGGTCGCCGAATCCTGCGTGCCGCGGTACGCGGCCGAGGACATCGCCGTGGCGGACGTGGTGATCCGCGCGGGTGATCTCGTGCTGTGCGACCACTACTGGACGGGCTTCGACGACCTCGTGTTCGCCGATCCTGAACGCTTCGACGTCGGGCGCCGCCCCAACCCGCACCCGGCGTTCAGCTACGTCATGTCGCACTGCATCGGCGCTCCGCTCGCGCGGGTTGAGCTGCGCGCCGCGTACGCCGCTTTGCTGCGGCGGATGCCGGACTTGCGCCTGGCCGTCCCGTTCACCGAGATCCCCATGCTGGGCACGGAACTCGGCGAACAGGTGGGCGGGTCGATCGCCCGGCTCCCGATGACCTGGTGA
- a CDS encoding DMT family transporter — protein sequence MLSSSTRTGAALAVAAMLCVQLGLALSVGLFDRVGPEGAAWLRLAWAGVLLLVLVRPRPSSFSRSTLLACVVLGVVTAGMTMLFMAAVARLPLGTASALEFLGPLTVAITRGRGGKRLWPVLAAVGVLLLTEPWEGGADLVGVGYALASAVCWATYILLTQRVGDEVSGVRGLAVSMPVAAIVATLVQGPAVFGHLSWELLLAGLGLAILLPVVPFSFEMLALRRLTASAFGTLMSLEPAIAMTIGLLVLHQVPDLAAAAGVLFVVAAGIGAERTGAREPVVAP from the coding sequence GTGCTCTCCTCCTCCACCCGCACCGGGGCGGCGCTCGCCGTCGCCGCGATGCTCTGCGTGCAGCTCGGCCTGGCGCTGTCCGTCGGCCTGTTCGACCGCGTCGGGCCCGAGGGCGCCGCGTGGCTGCGGCTCGCCTGGGCCGGGGTGCTGCTGCTCGTGCTGGTCCGCCCGCGCCCGTCGTCGTTCAGCCGCTCGACGCTGCTCGCGTGCGTGGTGCTGGGCGTCGTCACTGCCGGCATGACGATGCTGTTCATGGCCGCCGTCGCGCGGCTGCCACTGGGCACCGCGAGCGCGCTGGAGTTCCTCGGCCCGCTCACGGTCGCGATCACGCGCGGGCGCGGCGGCAAACGCCTGTGGCCGGTGCTCGCCGCCGTCGGCGTGCTGTTGCTGACCGAACCGTGGGAGGGCGGGGCGGACCTGGTCGGCGTCGGTTACGCGCTCGCCTCGGCGGTCTGCTGGGCGACTTACATCCTGCTGACGCAACGTGTCGGCGACGAGGTGTCGGGCGTGCGTGGCCTCGCGGTGTCCATGCCGGTGGCGGCGATCGTGGCGACGCTGGTGCAGGGGCCGGCGGTGTTCGGGCACCTGTCGTGGGAGCTGCTGCTCGCCGGGCTGGGGCTCGCGATCCTGCTGCCGGTGGTGCCGTTCAGCTTCGAGATGCTCGCGCTGCGGCGGCTCACAGCGTCGGCCTTCGGCACGCTCATGAGCCTCGAACCCGCCATCGCGATGACGATCGGGTTGCTCGTGCTCCACCAGGTGCCCGACCTGGCCGCGGCCGCGGGAGTGCTGTTCGTGGTGGCGGCGGGCATCGGTGCCGAACGCACGGGCGCGCGGGAACCTGTTGTGGCGCCTTAG
- a CDS encoding YciI family protein, whose translation MKQYLLAVQLDESKPEPEEDFEPMLARTGRVTEDMKSAGVWVFVGGLRPSHASTVVRPGDGTVTITDGPFAETKEQLGGFWVIRCDDLDQALAWAEKCALACGQLIEVRPFDDISQR comes from the coding sequence ATGAAGCAGTACCTGCTCGCCGTCCAGCTCGACGAGAGCAAGCCGGAGCCCGAAGAGGACTTCGAGCCGATGCTGGCCCGGACCGGCCGGGTCACCGAGGACATGAAGTCCGCCGGGGTGTGGGTGTTCGTCGGTGGTCTGCGGCCCTCGCACGCGTCCACGGTCGTGCGACCCGGAGATGGCACGGTCACGATCACCGACGGCCCGTTCGCCGAGACGAAGGAACAGCTCGGCGGGTTCTGGGTGATCCGGTGCGACGACCTCGACCAGGCGCTCGCGTGGGCCGAGAAGTGCGCGCTGGCCTGCGGGCAGCTGATCGAGGTGCGCCCGTTCGACGACATCTCGCAGCGCTGA
- a CDS encoding ATP-binding protein encodes MSTRTTQVDDLRLVAQPSAVPCTELFVRLILSDWSLLPMLEQVTATTSRLVGDIVDQSNTAAPAFITVRLQLRGEVLVVEIEDDLVGPNPPRTAPGDRIGVEPLRNGRLTWCEMPLPSGMTAGQVRLPRRQERRTLVDEPVSGAPVAADPEVLERLLNRLSGWSD; translated from the coding sequence TTGAGCACGCGCACCACCCAGGTGGACGATCTCCGACTGGTGGCTCAGCCCAGTGCGGTTCCGTGCACCGAGCTGTTCGTCCGCCTGATCTTGTCGGACTGGTCGCTCCTGCCGATGCTGGAACAGGTCACCGCCACCACGTCGCGGCTCGTCGGCGACATCGTGGACCAGAGCAACACCGCCGCCCCCGCGTTCATCACCGTGCGCCTGCAGCTGCGCGGCGAGGTGCTCGTGGTCGAGATCGAGGACGACCTCGTCGGCCCGAACCCGCCGCGAACCGCGCCCGGCGACCGGATCGGCGTGGAGCCCCTGCGCAACGGCCGCCTCACGTGGTGCGAGATGCCGCTGCCCAGCGGCATGACGGCGGGCCAGGTCCGCCTGCCGCGTCGGCAGGAACGCCGCACCCTCGTGGACGAGCCCGTGTCGGGCGCGCCGGTCGCCGCCGACCCGGAAGTGCTGGAACGGCTGCTCAACCGGCTCAGCGGCTGGTCCGATTGA
- a CDS encoding SigE family RNA polymerase sigma factor — protein MARGDSEFADFVRAFSPRLLHAAYLLTGDRHQAEDDVQTALVRTYTSWPRIRKQDPFAYARKVLANHVIDRWRRPYREQATEEVPERAVERDFTVGVVDQEWLMRALAPLSPRERAIVVLRHFWDLSEADVAAELKVSLGTVKSTNSRALAKMRGTAAERHSCAAGQAS, from the coding sequence ATGGCCCGGGGTGACAGTGAGTTCGCGGACTTCGTCCGCGCGTTCTCGCCGCGGCTGCTGCACGCCGCCTACCTGCTGACCGGCGACCGGCACCAGGCGGAGGACGACGTCCAGACCGCGCTGGTGCGCACGTACACGTCCTGGCCGCGGATCCGCAAGCAGGACCCGTTCGCCTACGCGCGCAAGGTGCTGGCCAACCACGTGATCGACCGCTGGCGCCGCCCGTACCGCGAGCAGGCCACCGAGGAGGTGCCCGAGCGCGCCGTCGAGCGCGACTTCACCGTCGGCGTCGTCGACCAGGAGTGGCTCATGCGGGCGCTGGCGCCGCTGAGCCCGCGGGAACGCGCGATCGTGGTGCTGCGGCACTTCTGGGACCTGTCGGAGGCCGACGTCGCGGCCGAGTTGAAGGTGTCGCTGGGCACGGTGAAGAGCACCAACTCGCGTGCGCTGGCGAAGATGCGCGGCACGGCCGCCGAGCGGCACTCGTGCGCGGCGGGGCAGGCGTCGTGA
- a CDS encoding DsbA family oxidoreductase → MHVEIWSDVICPWCYLGKARFEAALEGFEHRDEVEVTFRSFELDPSRDTVEPLQEMLTARYGPQAVEMEEHLAGLVAEVGLGYRSDREIGNTFDAHRLMHLARERGLERRMVDALFTANFAEARPLFTGDTLLDVAVEAGLDREDASRVLADPAAYADAVRAEEREAAQLGATGVPFFVLDRRIGVAGGQATEVFAQALERAWSERAA, encoded by the coding sequence ATGCACGTGGAAATCTGGAGCGATGTCATCTGCCCGTGGTGCTACCTCGGGAAGGCGCGGTTCGAGGCGGCGCTGGAGGGGTTCGAGCACCGGGACGAGGTGGAGGTGACGTTCCGGTCGTTCGAGCTGGACCCGTCGCGCGACACGGTGGAGCCGTTGCAGGAAATGCTGACCGCGAGGTACGGGCCGCAGGCGGTGGAGATGGAGGAGCACCTCGCCGGGCTCGTCGCGGAGGTCGGGCTCGGGTACCGGTCCGACCGGGAGATCGGCAACACCTTCGACGCCCACCGGCTGATGCACCTCGCGCGCGAGCGCGGGCTGGAGCGCCGGATGGTGGACGCGTTGTTCACGGCCAACTTCGCCGAGGCGCGTCCGCTGTTCACCGGGGACACGCTGCTCGACGTGGCGGTGGAGGCCGGTCTGGACCGCGAGGACGCGAGCCGGGTGCTGGCCGATCCGGCGGCCTACGCGGACGCCGTGCGGGCGGAGGAGCGGGAAGCGGCGCAGCTCGGCGCGACCGGGGTGCCGTTCTTCGTGCTGGACCGGCGCATCGGCGTCGCGGGTGGTCAGGCCACCGAGGTGTTCGCGCAGGCGCTCGAGCGCGCGTGGAGCGAGCGCGCCGCCTGA
- the lepB gene encoding signal peptidase I, translated as MVDPIPRGSAESDPERPDQDGEGESSGSDGPERKARKKRPFWQELPILIVIALVLTILIQQFVAKVFMIPSESMETTLHGCTGCFGDRVVVDRVTYDFTDPSPGDVIVFRGPGPWTEHEIAPQEPSNIFAKGLRELGSLVGFAPPDEQDFVKRVIAVGGQTVQCCDPQGRVIVDGKALDEPYIHWIDPNDPAQKSFAPVTVPQGSLWVMGDNRNDSCDSTCQGGGGVNGTVPVDDVIGKARFIVLPPSRWGGVSDFDAQDSATPVALGAPAWQQGLPLGAGMALAVPTLFVGRRTRDALRKRRG; from the coding sequence GTGGTCGACCCCATCCCCCGCGGTTCCGCCGAGAGTGACCCCGAACGTCCTGATCAGGACGGTGAGGGCGAGTCGTCCGGTTCGGACGGTCCCGAACGCAAGGCGCGCAAGAAACGTCCGTTCTGGCAGGAACTGCCGATCCTGATCGTGATCGCCCTCGTGCTCACGATCCTGATCCAGCAGTTCGTGGCGAAGGTCTTCATGATCCCGTCCGAGTCCATGGAGACCACGCTGCACGGCTGCACGGGGTGCTTCGGCGACCGCGTGGTCGTCGACCGGGTCACCTACGACTTCACCGACCCCTCGCCGGGTGACGTGATCGTGTTCCGCGGACCCGGTCCGTGGACGGAACACGAGATCGCGCCGCAGGAGCCGAGCAACATCTTCGCGAAGGGACTGCGCGAGCTCGGCTCGCTCGTCGGCTTCGCGCCGCCGGACGAGCAGGACTTCGTCAAGCGCGTGATCGCCGTCGGCGGGCAGACGGTGCAGTGCTGCGACCCGCAAGGCCGGGTGATCGTGGACGGCAAGGCGCTCGACGAGCCCTACATCCACTGGATCGACCCGAACGACCCGGCGCAGAAGTCGTTCGCCCCGGTCACCGTGCCGCAGGGCAGCCTGTGGGTGATGGGCGACAACCGCAACGACTCGTGCGACTCCACCTGCCAGGGCGGGGGCGGTGTCAACGGCACGGTGCCGGTCGACGACGTGATCGGCAAGGCGCGCTTCATCGTGCTGCCGCCGTCACGCTGGGGCGGGGTCAGCGACTTCGACGCGCAGGACTCGGCGACCCCGGTTGCGCTCGGCGCGCCGGCGTGGCAGCAGGGCCTCCCGCTCGGGGCGGGCATGGCGCTCGCGGTGCCGACGCTGTTCGTCGGCCGGCGCACGCGGGACGCGCTGCGCAAGCGCCGCGGCTGA
- a CDS encoding TetR/AcrR family transcriptional regulator, whose amino-acid sequence MTRPLRADARRNRERLVAEAGAAFLAHGTGASLEEIARRAGVGIGTLYRHFPRREDLLDAVFQGEVDALLDLGRELARADDAFGALGTWLRAVVDRHRAWQAIAAASGQDRPNATLATSRIPVEQTGKTLLARAQKAGEAHKSATIADLLRLAGAIGQASDETPDDPKLPDRLLHLVVEGLRAQPRTGKRAR is encoded by the coding sequence GTGACCCGCCCGCTACGGGCCGACGCCCGCCGCAACCGCGAGCGGCTCGTCGCCGAGGCCGGGGCGGCGTTCCTCGCCCACGGCACGGGCGCGTCGCTCGAGGAGATCGCGCGCCGGGCCGGCGTCGGGATCGGCACGCTCTACCGCCACTTCCCGCGCCGCGAAGACCTGCTCGACGCGGTGTTCCAGGGCGAGGTGGACGCGCTGCTCGACCTCGGCCGGGAGCTGGCGCGTGCCGACGACGCGTTCGGTGCCCTCGGTACGTGGCTGAGGGCCGTGGTCGACCGCCACCGCGCGTGGCAGGCCATCGCGGCGGCGTCGGGCCAGGACCGTCCGAACGCGACACTCGCGACGTCGCGGATTCCCGTTGAACAGACCGGGAAAACGCTGCTCGCCCGAGCGCAAAAGGCGGGGGAGGCCCACAAGAGTGCGACGATCGCCGACCTCCTGCGCCTCGCCGGCGCCATCGGTCAGGCATCCGACGAGACGCCGGACGACCCGAAGCTGCCGGACCGCCTGCTGCACCTCGTGGTGGAAGGGCTGCGGGCTCAGCCGCGCACGGGCAAGCGCGCGAGGTAG